A window of Lujinxingia sediminis contains these coding sequences:
- a CDS encoding M20 metallopeptidase family protein: MSQDSLTLDTELVAWRRHLHAHPELSFEEHQTAAFIEERLAELGLESTRVAETGVVALIEGELEGPTRAFRADIDALPIQELRQSTYCSTRPGVMHACGHDVHTTVGLGVARELVDRRAELKGRVKMIFQPAEEASPTGEPIGAERMAVEGVLEAPEVEAILALHCMPTLEVGKIGYTGGPVWAASELVEVVIEGKKSHGAYPHEGVDAVAVAAQVIVALQQVVSRITDARDAVVLSIGKLEAGNSYNIIAERAELTGILRGLSAPAMERARAAARQIVEGVSAALGARASVRFVPGARLTANDPALEARVVRLIEERVGEGVMVQHLPQLGAEDFAAFSTRVPAAYFFLGVKDPQSEEVHPLHTPRFDVDERCLSLGVHAITEALLGLG, from the coding sequence ATGAGCCAGGATTCTTTGACCCTCGACACTGAGCTTGTGGCGTGGCGCCGCCACCTTCACGCCCATCCGGAGCTCTCGTTTGAGGAGCATCAGACCGCGGCCTTTATCGAAGAGCGCCTGGCGGAGCTGGGCCTGGAGAGCACCCGGGTGGCTGAGACGGGGGTTGTCGCGCTGATCGAGGGGGAGCTTGAGGGGCCGACACGGGCGTTTCGCGCCGACATCGATGCGCTGCCTATTCAGGAGCTGCGTCAGAGCACGTATTGCAGCACGCGTCCCGGGGTGATGCACGCCTGCGGCCATGACGTGCACACGACGGTGGGACTGGGGGTGGCGCGTGAGCTTGTGGACCGTCGCGCTGAGCTTAAGGGGAGGGTGAAGATGATCTTTCAACCCGCCGAAGAAGCATCGCCCACAGGTGAGCCGATTGGTGCGGAACGCATGGCTGTGGAAGGTGTGCTCGAAGCGCCTGAGGTTGAAGCCATTCTCGCGCTGCACTGCATGCCCACCCTGGAGGTGGGCAAGATCGGGTACACCGGAGGGCCGGTGTGGGCGGCCTCGGAGCTTGTGGAAGTTGTGATCGAGGGCAAAAAGAGCCACGGCGCCTATCCGCATGAAGGGGTCGACGCGGTGGCCGTGGCCGCTCAGGTGATCGTGGCGCTGCAGCAGGTTGTCAGCCGCATTACCGATGCGCGCGACGCGGTGGTGCTCTCGATCGGGAAGTTGGAGGCGGGCAATTCTTATAACATCATCGCTGAGCGCGCCGAGTTGACCGGTATTCTTCGTGGTCTTTCGGCGCCGGCGATGGAGCGCGCGCGCGCCGCGGCGCGCCAGATCGTGGAAGGCGTCTCCGCCGCTCTGGGGGCGCGCGCCTCGGTTCGCTTTGTGCCCGGCGCGCGTCTGACGGCCAATGACCCGGCGCTGGAGGCTCGCGTGGTGCGTCTGATCGAAGAGCGGGTGGGAGAGGGCGTGATGGTCCAGCATCTGCCCCAGCTTGGCGCCGAAGACTTTGCGGCCTTCTCCACCCGCGTGCCGGCTGCGTACTTCTTCCTGGGCGTCAAAGATCCGCAGAGCGAGGAGGTGCATCCTCTGCACACCCCGCGCTTTGATGTCGATGAGCGCTGCCTCTCGCTGGGCGTGCACGCCATCACCGAGGCGCTGCTGGGTCTTGGCTGA
- a CDS encoding RecQ family ATP-dependent DNA helicase produces the protein MNLPAPFAPIAPSIDAALHDVFGFESFRTGQRRGIEAVVEGNDTLIVMPTGSGKSLCYMLPGCVLPGLTLAVSPLIALMKDQADALESFNIPATYINSSLSWDEQRQRLAAMRAGAYKVVLVAPERFKSQAFLDALSGVPIGLFAIDEAHCISQWGHDFRPDYLNLGEVRQKLGAPTTLALTATATPEVQRDIAAQLDFDNHSVVVSGFERPNLFFEVYPARSRRSKYERIEALLDQTPEGSKVIYCATRKQVEEVGRNLRESGYYPALYHAGLSDQERDEVQDAFMAGDAPLLIATNAFGMGVDKSDVRAIIHFNIPGSVEAYYQEAGRAGRDGEPAHCLLLYNRADLRIHEFFTENSFPDRKLVERLWTLLQKHGVGMHTLDADMLADHLSRAGDDRVHPWAVGSALRLLERGGHLAFGQRGPAPWLEVFDQARTRDLRVDWDALDARRGVDENHQEDMVRYATGHTCRQVYLVRYFSDTANDIAECKRCDRCCGPPSYAQAAGQVRAPIIVREPAQTVLRKVLSGIARARGKWGAHVIAAMLRGSRAKKITGAGLDRLSTHGILRDLRQDDLVRLLDVCSQLGLTTQNTYGCLSLTDAGTEVMMASEPLSETVADVLARHVRSASEFGELPPTTRPSESRPRPASGDGELGETYLRTLMLVREGHDYRDIAKERGLTPSSVLRHFMTLAQHGHRLPLDEHADGRLLPELRELASEWSPDDKLAPLKERLTTPCDYDTLKLNLAIVLQERFEHDQPPEVS, from the coding sequence ATGAACCTCCCGGCTCCCTTCGCGCCCATTGCGCCCTCGATCGACGCGGCGCTCCACGACGTCTTCGGTTTTGAGTCCTTTCGCACCGGCCAGCGCCGCGGCATTGAGGCGGTTGTCGAGGGTAATGACACGCTCATCGTGATGCCCACCGGCAGCGGCAAGAGCCTCTGTTATATGCTCCCGGGCTGCGTGCTCCCCGGGCTCACCCTGGCCGTCTCCCCACTCATCGCCCTGATGAAAGACCAGGCCGACGCGCTAGAATCCTTTAACATTCCAGCCACTTACATCAACTCCTCCTTGAGTTGGGATGAGCAGCGACAGCGCCTGGCAGCCATGCGCGCCGGTGCCTACAAAGTCGTGCTCGTCGCGCCAGAACGTTTTAAAAGCCAGGCCTTCCTCGACGCCCTCTCCGGCGTGCCCATCGGGCTCTTCGCCATTGATGAGGCGCACTGCATCAGCCAGTGGGGCCACGACTTCCGCCCGGATTACCTCAACCTCGGCGAGGTCCGCCAAAAGCTCGGCGCCCCGACCACTCTGGCGCTCACCGCGACGGCTACACCCGAGGTTCAGCGCGACATCGCCGCCCAGCTCGACTTCGATAATCACAGCGTCGTCGTCTCCGGTTTTGAGCGGCCCAACCTCTTCTTTGAGGTCTATCCGGCGCGAAGCCGACGCTCCAAATACGAGCGCATTGAGGCCCTGCTCGACCAGACCCCCGAGGGTAGCAAGGTCATCTACTGCGCCACCCGCAAGCAGGTCGAAGAGGTCGGGCGCAACCTTCGCGAGTCGGGCTATTATCCGGCGCTCTACCACGCCGGGCTCTCCGACCAGGAGCGCGACGAAGTCCAGGACGCCTTTATGGCCGGCGATGCCCCGCTGCTCATCGCCACCAACGCCTTTGGCATGGGCGTCGATAAGAGCGATGTGCGCGCGATCATCCACTTCAACATCCCCGGCAGCGTCGAGGCCTATTATCAGGAAGCCGGGCGCGCGGGCCGCGATGGGGAGCCGGCGCATTGCCTGCTGCTCTACAACCGCGCCGATCTGCGCATCCACGAGTTTTTCACCGAAAACTCCTTCCCGGATCGCAAGCTGGTGGAGCGGCTCTGGACGCTTTTGCAAAAGCACGGCGTGGGTATGCACACCCTCGACGCTGACATGCTCGCGGACCACCTCTCGCGCGCTGGCGACGATCGGGTGCACCCCTGGGCGGTAGGCTCGGCGCTGCGCCTGCTGGAGCGCGGCGGGCACCTGGCCTTTGGCCAGCGCGGCCCGGCCCCCTGGCTGGAAGTCTTCGACCAGGCCCGCACCCGCGATCTTCGTGTGGACTGGGACGCGCTCGATGCGCGACGCGGCGTCGATGAGAACCATCAAGAAGATATGGTGCGCTACGCCACCGGGCACACCTGCCGCCAGGTCTACCTGGTGCGCTACTTCAGCGACACCGCCAACGATATTGCCGAGTGCAAGCGTTGTGATCGCTGCTGCGGCCCTCCCTCCTACGCCCAGGCCGCCGGCCAGGTGCGCGCACCTATCATCGTACGCGAGCCAGCCCAGACCGTGCTGCGCAAGGTCTTAAGCGGCATCGCCCGCGCCCGCGGCAAATGGGGCGCCCACGTGATCGCCGCGATGTTGCGCGGCTCTCGCGCCAAAAAGATCACCGGCGCCGGCCTCGACCGGCTCTCCACCCACGGGATTCTTCGCGATCTTCGTCAGGATGATCTCGTGCGCCTGCTCGATGTCTGCTCCCAACTCGGGCTGACCACCCAGAACACCTACGGCTGCCTCTCTTTAACCGATGCAGGCACCGAGGTGATGATGGCGTCGGAGCCCCTCTCCGAGACCGTCGCCGATGTGTTGGCCCGTCATGTGCGCTCGGCCTCCGAGTTTGGCGAGCTCCCCCCGACCACACGCCCCTCCGAGAGCCGTCCCAGGCCGGCCTCCGGCGATGGCGAGCTTGGCGAGACCTACCTGCGTACCCTGATGCTGGTTCGTGAGGGCCATGATTATCGAGACATTGCAAAGGAGCGTGGGCTCACCCCCTCAAGCGTACTGCGCCATTTTATGACCCTGGCTCAACACGGCCACAGGCTCCCGCTCGACGAGCACGCCGACGGTCGCCTCCTGCCAGAGCTGCGCGAACTTGCCAGCGAGTGGTCTCCCGATGATAAGCTTGCTCCACTCAAAGAACGCCTCACCACTCCCTGCGACTACGATACGCTGAAGCTGAACCTCGCCATCGTACTTCAGGAGCGTTTTGAACACGACCAACCCCCCGAAGTCTCCTGA
- a CDS encoding lactate racemase domain-containing protein, which translates to MNTTNPPKSPESLLHRAVRHALARQATPIAPDQRVLVVIPDATRPVDLPDVLEPLLTHLNSFEPAHISVLVALGLHRALALSELRPLLEICQAAGASLTQHNPHHPRLSMLGADVGLVAEPQAEPLIGSAPPGADRPLPALLHPMLFQHDRIIVVGTVEPHQYAGFSGGIKALAIGCAGEETIGTLHGLELLRHPGVRLGRIDDNPFQQALWRVAKMSVPVDALQIVPGHPEPRALLFGPVRPTFEAACTIARKAFFYISEPLPWLHLKLPPSKSDNFYQASRAATYAALVEHSALMPGGWIVLEATCPEGLGRGDGERAFARALARGRDTLLAELRGELQSPEPGVGGQQRAYVLAMTLERNPIALISPQPLPELDAVGIRQFRSLQEAHRALNLPLVTGVSLPDIFTGLPILDH; encoded by the coding sequence TTGAACACGACCAACCCCCCGAAGTCTCCTGAGAGCCTGCTTCACCGAGCGGTAAGGCACGCGCTCGCCCGTCAGGCCACGCCGATCGCGCCGGATCAGCGGGTGCTCGTCGTCATCCCCGACGCCACACGCCCTGTTGATCTTCCCGATGTGCTCGAGCCTCTGCTCACACATCTCAACAGCTTTGAGCCCGCGCATATCTCGGTGCTGGTCGCCCTGGGACTGCACCGCGCGCTGGCCCTCTCCGAGCTCCGGCCCCTCCTCGAGATCTGTCAGGCCGCCGGCGCCTCACTCACCCAGCACAACCCGCACCACCCGCGCCTCTCAATGCTCGGCGCCGACGTCGGTCTCGTTGCCGAGCCCCAGGCCGAGCCGTTGATCGGCTCGGCCCCCCCCGGTGCCGATCGCCCGCTGCCCGCGCTCCTCCACCCGATGCTCTTTCAACACGATCGCATCATCGTCGTCGGCACCGTTGAGCCGCACCAGTACGCCGGCTTCTCCGGGGGCATCAAAGCCCTGGCGATTGGCTGCGCCGGCGAAGAGACCATCGGCACCCTGCACGGCCTGGAGCTCTTACGTCACCCCGGCGTGCGCCTGGGGCGCATCGACGATAACCCCTTCCAGCAGGCCCTCTGGCGGGTGGCAAAGATGTCGGTTCCCGTCGACGCGCTACAGATTGTACCCGGCCACCCCGAGCCCCGTGCGCTTCTCTTCGGCCCGGTCCGCCCCACCTTTGAGGCCGCCTGCACCATCGCCCGTAAGGCGTTCTTCTACATCAGTGAGCCGCTGCCCTGGCTGCATCTGAAGTTGCCTCCAAGCAAATCGGACAACTTCTACCAGGCCTCGCGCGCGGCCACCTACGCCGCGCTCGTCGAGCACAGCGCCTTAATGCCCGGAGGCTGGATCGTACTGGAAGCCACCTGCCCCGAGGGCCTGGGACGCGGCGATGGTGAGCGCGCCTTCGCTCGCGCCCTGGCCCGCGGCCGCGACACCCTGCTCGCCGAGCTTCGCGGCGAGCTGCAATCGCCTGAGCCCGGCGTCGGCGGCCAGCAGCGCGCCTACGTGCTGGCCATGACTTTAGAGCGCAATCCCATCGCGCTTATCTCGCCACAACCTCTCCCGGAGCTCGACGCGGTAGGCATTCGCCAGTTCCGAAGCCTTCAGGAAGCCCACCGCGCCCTCAACCTTCCCCTGGTCACAGGTGTCTCGTTGCCCGACATCTTTACCGGACTGCCCATCCTCGACCATTGA
- the topA gene encoding type I DNA topoisomerase, translating into MSKLVIVESPSKAKTIQKYLPKEFVVKASLGHIRDLPDNAGQMPAKYKKEPWASLGVNIDEGFDAVYVVKDPRSKKAIKELKAELKKADALYLATDEDREGEAISWHLLEELKPKCPTHRMVFHEITKSAIERALENTREVDDHLVEAQETRRILDRLVGYPLSLLVGKKIKYGLSAGRVQSVAVRLLVERERERRRFRMGSYWDLKAQLAEKGNAFDAVLHEVDGTRVATGKDFDENTGKITEGKNVLLLDEKQAKKMVEQLASRPWTVNEITERPYTTRPKPPFITSTLQQEASRKLGLSASDTMRVAQSLYENGFITYMRTDSVNLSQQALNAARKAAGELYGAEYVADKPRVYASKAKGAQEAHEAIRPTGDAFVHPNKSGLKGRDRKLYDLIWKRTVASQMADAKKTSVRVDLKVSDDEHTYVFRANGNRIDFAGFMRAYVEGADDPEAALEDREVLLPALKEGGEVDCNELEAIGHETKPPARFTEASLVKVLEEEGVGRPSTYATIMSKITAGEKYGRKVGRTLVPTYMAFAVTEFLEKHFGELVDTQFTARMEDDLDEIAAGKGSKVEYLHQFYRREGAFADKVNEGEEKIEPDLAREVTLEDFPATLKVGRYGPYVQIEVEGETKTVDVPDDIPPADLDYEKILELLEKREKGPESLGLHPEKGEPIFLMNGRFGPYFQLGERTEDNKKPPTASVPKGMNPEDVTLEQAAQLLDLPRELGKHPEDGEPVEAGIGRYGPFVKHLKEYRNLPEQEMVFTVTLEQALELLAQPKGRRASSRKVLKELGTDPDSGKPINVLDGRYGPYVKLGKVNASLPKGTNPDDMTLEKALELIEQKSAS; encoded by the coding sequence ATGTCAAAACTCGTGATCGTCGAGTCGCCCTCCAAGGCGAAGACCATTCAAAAATACCTGCCGAAGGAGTTTGTGGTGAAGGCCTCGCTGGGCCACATCCGCGACCTCCCGGACAACGCCGGCCAGATGCCGGCGAAGTATAAAAAGGAGCCCTGGGCCAGCCTCGGCGTGAACATCGACGAGGGCTTTGACGCCGTATACGTGGTCAAAGATCCCCGCTCCAAGAAGGCCATCAAAGAGCTCAAGGCGGAGCTTAAGAAGGCCGACGCCCTCTACCTCGCAACGGACGAAGACCGTGAAGGAGAGGCGATCAGCTGGCACCTTTTGGAAGAGCTCAAGCCCAAATGTCCGACCCATCGCATGGTCTTTCACGAGATCACGAAGTCGGCCATCGAGCGCGCTCTGGAGAACACCCGCGAGGTCGATGATCACCTGGTGGAAGCCCAGGAGACTCGCCGCATCCTCGACCGCCTGGTGGGCTACCCGCTCTCCTTGCTGGTCGGCAAAAAGATCAAGTACGGCCTCTCGGCCGGGCGCGTGCAATCGGTGGCCGTGCGACTTCTTGTGGAGCGCGAGCGCGAGCGTCGTCGTTTCCGCATGGGCTCCTACTGGGATCTCAAAGCGCAGCTTGCCGAGAAGGGCAACGCCTTTGATGCGGTGCTTCATGAGGTCGATGGCACCCGGGTTGCCACCGGCAAGGACTTCGATGAGAACACCGGCAAGATCACCGAGGGCAAAAATGTCCTGCTTCTTGATGAGAAGCAGGCCAAAAAGATGGTCGAGCAGCTGGCCAGCCGCCCCTGGACGGTCAACGAGATCACCGAGCGCCCGTACACCACTCGGCCCAAGCCGCCCTTTATCACCTCGACGCTGCAGCAGGAGGCCAGCCGTAAGCTGGGGCTGTCGGCTTCCGATACGATGCGGGTTGCGCAGTCACTCTACGAGAACGGTTTTATCACCTACATGCGTACCGACTCGGTGAACCTTTCGCAGCAGGCGCTCAACGCCGCGCGGAAGGCTGCCGGCGAGCTCTACGGAGCGGAGTACGTGGCCGATAAGCCTCGGGTTTACGCCTCGAAGGCCAAGGGCGCTCAGGAGGCGCACGAGGCGATTCGTCCCACTGGTGACGCCTTCGTGCACCCGAATAAGTCGGGCCTTAAAGGGCGGGATCGCAAGCTCTACGACCTGATCTGGAAGCGTACCGTCGCCAGCCAGATGGCCGACGCCAAAAAGACCAGCGTGCGTGTGGATCTGAAGGTCAGCGACGACGAGCATACCTACGTGTTCCGCGCCAACGGCAACCGCATCGACTTCGCGGGCTTCATGCGCGCCTACGTCGAAGGGGCCGATGATCCGGAAGCAGCCCTCGAAGATCGCGAAGTGCTCCTTCCCGCCCTCAAAGAGGGGGGTGAGGTGGACTGCAACGAGCTTGAGGCCATCGGTCACGAGACCAAGCCGCCGGCACGCTTCACCGAAGCCTCGCTGGTTAAGGTGCTCGAAGAAGAAGGTGTGGGCCGTCCGAGTACCTACGCCACGATCATGAGCAAGATCACCGCTGGCGAGAAGTACGGTCGCAAGGTGGGCCGCACGCTGGTGCCCACCTACATGGCCTTTGCCGTCACCGAGTTTCTGGAGAAACACTTCGGGGAGCTGGTCGACACGCAGTTTACGGCCCGCATGGAAGATGATCTCGATGAGATCGCCGCCGGTAAGGGCTCCAAGGTCGAGTACCTGCACCAGTTCTATCGCCGCGAAGGGGCCTTTGCCGACAAGGTCAACGAGGGTGAAGAGAAGATCGAGCCGGATCTGGCCCGCGAGGTCACCCTGGAAGACTTCCCGGCCACGCTGAAGGTGGGGCGCTACGGGCCCTACGTGCAGATCGAGGTCGAAGGAGAAACCAAGACCGTCGATGTGCCCGACGACATTCCGCCGGCCGACCTCGATTACGAGAAGATCCTGGAGCTTCTGGAGAAGCGCGAGAAAGGCCCCGAGTCGCTGGGACTTCACCCGGAGAAGGGCGAGCCGATCTTTTTGATGAATGGTCGCTTCGGACCGTATTTCCAGCTGGGTGAGCGCACCGAAGACAACAAGAAGCCACCGACGGCTTCGGTGCCCAAGGGCATGAATCCCGAAGACGTCACCCTGGAGCAGGCCGCGCAGCTTCTCGATCTTCCGCGCGAGTTGGGCAAGCACCCCGAAGACGGCGAGCCGGTGGAGGCGGGCATCGGGCGCTACGGGCCTTTCGTCAAGCACCTCAAGGAGTACCGCAACCTGCCCGAGCAGGAGATGGTCTTCACGGTGACGTTGGAGCAGGCGCTGGAGCTTCTGGCGCAGCCCAAGGGACGTCGTGCAAGCAGCCGTAAGGTGCTCAAGGAGCTGGGCACCGATCCGGATAGTGGCAAGCCCATCAACGTGCTCGACGGGCGCTACGGGCCTTATGTGAAGCTGGGCAAGGTCAACGCCTCGCTTCCCAAGGGCACCAACCCCGATGATATGACGCTGGAGAAGGCGTTGGAGCTCATCGAGCAGAAGAGCGCGAGCTGA
- a CDS encoding tetratricopeptide repeat protein, which translates to MSDVKQPPVELSPSYEAMWTQLTSELSPLIEDGALHQAIGRLSAMLETMGPGGEEPGARNEDDLLRGRLLSRRAELYLDLEEVDDALADAQGAWKAGWRDASTMAVAGWASYQLDEPEAAQAYFNEAIARKEGDPGMLMGRALVAVELEEYEEACADLTHALTADPENAEILALRGEVHLRLSDLKAAERDLKAARELDADDPDYALAMARLHMLRGQVDEALILLDIAVGEGTDVALEAILMRSHLRLARGEHRLAREDALRASNIYPEEAFAFVQLANVQLAEGKVSAGMKAAERAVMLDPSLPDAYAVRGAALQMSGEEEAAREDLERASSAPAELPMFLLGPAYDSVEMPALDSSIFDMFGKDFDPSSFADAFGPGGKAGSKMPGGNPMGMLDQLFDESGNIRGAFKPIFEMAIKQAPTLMKNLPKSMLGDMDEEQLKKMDLSNLSAEDLEKQMRDFYTMMKSGKGPGAPKSGDDAGSDEVDSPGKIDEE; encoded by the coding sequence ATGAGTGACGTAAAACAACCCCCCGTGGAGCTCAGTCCGAGCTATGAGGCGATGTGGACCCAGCTCACCTCCGAGCTTTCGCCTCTGATTGAAGATGGCGCTCTGCACCAGGCGATCGGTCGGCTCAGCGCGATGCTTGAGACGATGGGGCCGGGCGGAGAGGAGCCGGGTGCGCGCAACGAAGATGATCTTCTGCGCGGTCGGCTGCTGAGCCGGCGTGCCGAGCTCTACCTCGATCTCGAAGAGGTCGATGACGCGCTGGCCGACGCTCAGGGGGCGTGGAAGGCCGGCTGGCGCGACGCGTCCACGATGGCGGTGGCCGGGTGGGCGAGTTACCAGCTTGATGAGCCGGAGGCCGCGCAGGCGTATTTCAACGAGGCGATCGCGCGTAAAGAGGGCGATCCGGGCATGCTGATGGGTCGGGCGTTGGTGGCGGTGGAGCTTGAGGAGTACGAGGAGGCCTGCGCCGACCTCACCCACGCACTCACCGCTGATCCGGAGAACGCCGAGATCCTGGCGTTGCGCGGGGAGGTGCACCTGCGCTTGAGCGATCTGAAGGCGGCCGAGCGCGACTTGAAGGCTGCCCGGGAACTCGACGCCGACGATCCTGACTACGCCCTGGCGATGGCGCGCCTGCATATGCTGCGCGGCCAGGTCGATGAGGCGTTGATCCTGCTCGATATCGCCGTCGGCGAGGGCACCGATGTGGCGCTGGAGGCGATCTTGATGCGCAGCCACCTGCGTCTGGCGCGCGGGGAGCATCGCCTGGCCCGTGAAGATGCGCTGCGCGCTTCCAACATCTACCCGGAAGAAGCCTTTGCGTTTGTGCAGCTCGCCAATGTGCAGCTGGCCGAGGGCAAGGTCAGCGCCGGAATGAAGGCGGCCGAGCGCGCTGTCATGCTCGATCCGAGCCTGCCCGACGCCTACGCGGTGCGCGGCGCCGCGTTGCAGATGAGCGGAGAGGAGGAGGCAGCCCGCGAAGATCTGGAGCGCGCCTCCAGCGCGCCGGCCGAGCTTCCGATGTTCTTGCTGGGACCGGCCTACGACTCGGTGGAGATGCCCGCCCTGGACAGCTCGATCTTTGACATGTTTGGCAAAGACTTCGATCCCTCGTCGTTTGCCGATGCCTTCGGGCCGGGCGGCAAGGCCGGTTCGAAGATGCCCGGAGGCAATCCCATGGGCATGCTCGACCAGCTCTTTGATGAGTCGGGCAACATCCGCGGGGCGTTTAAGCCCATCTTCGAGATGGCGATCAAGCAGGCCCCCACGCTGATGAAAAATCTTCCCAAGAGCATGCTCGGCGACATGGACGAGGAGCAGCTCAAGAAGATGGATCTCTCCAACCTCTCGGCCGAGGATCTCGAGAAGCAGATGCGCGACTTCTACACGATGATGAAGTCCGGTAAAGGTCCCGGCGCTCCGAAGTCCGGCGATGATGCGGGCAGCGATGAGGTCGACTCTCCCGGGAAGATCGACGAAGAGTAG